CACAGCAAAAGAAAAATCTTCCCGCTTGCAGTTTACCGACGAGGAACGGGCAACGCCGGAGCTTGAAAAATATATCCGAAAATCGGACAAAGCAGCCGACCGTCTGGACGCGGCAAAGGCGGCTATCCCCAAAGAAAAGAAACTTGTACGGGAGCGCACCTTTGATGAAGCCACCGGGAAAGGCAAGACCCGCCTACGCTTTGAGGAACGGGAAAAGCCCATAGGAAAAAATAAGCCCCACAATAACCCGCTATCCCGCCCCGCACAGGAAGCGGGTATTTTCGTTCACAACAAGATACATTCCGTTGAAAAGGACAATTCCGGCGTTGAGGGGGCGCACAAATCCGAAGAACTGGCAGAGCGCGGCGCAAAGTACGGGGCGCGGAAAGTCAAGGAGGGCTACCGCAGCCACAAGCTGAAACCTTACCGGGCGGCGGCAAAGGCAGAGAAAACGGCGTTCAAGGCGAATGTGGATTTCCAGTACCATAAATCCCTACATGACAATCCGCAGATTGCGGGCAATCCCCTTTCCCGCTTCATGCAGAAGCAGCAAATCAAGCGGCAGTATGCAAAGTCGGCAAGGAAAGGCGGCGCAAAAACGGCGCAGAAAGCCGCAGAGAACACCCGCAAGGCGGCAAAAAAGACCGCCGAGGAAACAAAAAAGGCAATCGCTTTTGTAGGGCGGCACCCGGCGGGCGTATGTATCGCCGTTGCCGCGCTGCTCTTATTCATCATGGTATCGGCGGGGCTTTCCTCTTGCGGCTCCATGTTCTCCGGCTTGATGAACGGCATACTTGGGACTTCCTACACGTCGGAGGACAGCGACCTTGTGGCGACGGAAAATAATTATGCCGCAAAGGAAAACGAGCTTCAGCAGCAGATTGACAATATCGAAAGCACCCACCCCGGCTATGACGAATACCGCTATGACCTTGACAGTATCGGGCATAACCCCCATGAGTTAGCGTCCTACCTCACCGCCCTTTTACAGACCTACACCCCGCAGAGCGCACAGGCAGAGCTAAACCGCGTCTTTGCCATGCAGTACACTTTGACGCTGACGGAAGAAACGGAAATCCGCTACCGCACAGAAACAAGCACAGACCCGGAAACCGGGGAAACGACCACCGAGGAAGTACCCTACGAGTACCATATCCTCAACGTGAAGCTGACGAGCAAGCCCATTTCCGAGATTGCGGAGGAACTTCTAACGCCACAGCAGCTTGAAATGTACCGCGTCTATCTGGAAACAAGCGGCAACAAGCCGCTGATTTTCGGCGGCGGCTCCCCCGATATGGGCGCGTCCGAGGATTTAAGCGGCGTACAGCTTGTAAACGGCACACGCCCCGGCAACACCGCCGTTGTAGACCTTGCGAAGCGGCAAGTCGGCAACGTGGGCGGGCGACCCTATTGGAGCTGGTACGGATTTAACAGCCGCGTGGAATGGTGCGCCTGTTTCGTTTCATGGTGCTACAATCAAGCCGGAAAGAGCGAGCCGCGCTTTGCCGGGTGCCAGTCACAGGGCGTACCCTGGTTCCAGTCACGCGGGCAATGGGGCGCGAGGGGCTATGAGAATATCGCCCCCGGCGACGCTATCTTTTTCGACTGGGACGGGGACGGGAGCGCAGACCATGTAGGGCTTGTTATCGGAACGGACGGGGAGCGCGTCTATACCGTCGAGGGCAATTCCGGCGACGCCTGCAAGATAAAGAGCTACCCCGTCAATTACTCCTGTATCAAAGGCTATGGGCTGATGAACTGGAATTAACATATTTTTGAGCAAAGAAAGGAGAAATTTATTTATGGCTATGAACAAGATTGAACGTATCGACAAAGAGATTGCAAAGACCCGCGAGAAAATCACCGAGTACCAGAACAAATTAAGGGGGCTTGAAGCGCAGAAAACCGAAGCGGAAAACCTGCAAATCGTACAGCTTGTGCGCTCCATGCGCCTTTCCCCGCATGAGCTTTCCGCTATGCTTTCCGGGGGCGGTATTCCGGGCATGGAAGCCGCGCCGGGCTACCCCGCAGAACCCGCAGACCACAACACCGAAGAAATGGAGGACACCGAGAATGAATAAGAAAATCCTTAGAACCTTGACCGCACTTTGCGCCGCCCTTGTACTTATGGGCGGCTTTTCCGTCACCGCCTTTGCACAGACCCCGGAGGGCGAGGACGCTACCAACGACAGCGGCGTTGTCTACGAGGAACCCCAAAAGGAAGAACCCCTTACCCCGGACGGGAACGCGACCCTTGTAGACGATTTCGGCGGCAACAAGCAGCTTATCACCGTAACGACCAAAAACGGCAATTATTTTTATATCCTCATTGACCGGGACGACGAGGGCGAGGACACAGTACATTTCCTTAATCAAGTGGACGAAGCCGACCTCTTAGCACTTATGGAGGACGGAAGCACCGAAGCAGCCCCGCCCGCCGTTTGCAGTTGCACCGAGAAATGCGAAGCCGGGAAAGTAAATGTGAGCTGCCCCGTCTGCAAGGACAACATGACCGCTTGCAGCGGCAAGGAAGCGGAGCCGGAAACCGAGAAACCAACAGAGCAGCCCAAAGAGAAAGGCAATACAGGCGGGCTTGTGCTTTTCCTTGTCGTGGCACTTCTTGGCGGCGGGGGCGCGTTCTATTATTTTAAGTTTATGAAGCCAAAGCAGAACGTCAAGGGCGACACCGACCTTGAAGATTTCGATTTTGACGATTACGACGAGGACGAGGGGGACGGGCTTTCTGATGAAGAACAGGAGGACGAGGAAGCATGACGCTTTTCACCGAAAACCCTTTAGAAAAAATGATGGTACAAAGACCCACCGGGCGGCGTGACAGTGCGCCGCCCGTTCCAAAATCCCCGGCGTGTATGCGTTGCCCTTATAAGGCGCAATCCCCCTGTATCGGCTATTGTCTGAAACAGGCACAGGAGAAGAAGCACACCGCGCCGGAACGCTGAAAGGAGGATTTTTCATGGCATTTAGACTTGTGATTGCAGAAAAGCCGAGCGTGGCGCAGACTATCGCCGCCGCGCTTGGCATTAAGGGGAAACAGGACGGGTATATCGAGGGCGGCGGCTACCTCATTTCATGGTGCGTCGGGCATTTGGTACAGCTTGCGGAAGCTGCCGCCTACGGGGAGCAATATAAAAAATGGAGTTTTGAGAGCTTACCCATTCTGCCGGAGGAATGGCAGTACGCCGTTGACCCGGACAAGGGGAAGCAATTCAAAACCCTAAAAGAGCTTATGCACCGCGCCGACGTTTCCGAAGTGGTAAATGCGTGTGACGCGGGGCGCGAGGGTGAATTGATTTTCCGCTTTGTCTACGAAGCGGCGGGCTGCAAGAAGCCCATGCGCCGCTTGTGGATTTCCTCAATGGAGGACGGGGCGATTAAGGCGGGCTTTGCTTCCCTCAAAGACGGGCGGGAATACGACGCGCTCTTTGCGTCTGCCCTCTGCCGCGCAAAGGCTGACTGGCTTATCGGCATTAACGCCACCCGGCTTTTCTCCTGCCTGTATGGAAAGACCTTGAACGTGGGGCGCGTCCAGACCCCGACCTTAAAAATGCTCACCGACCGGGACGCGGCTATCTCCCATTTCCAGAAAGAAAAATATTATCATGTGCGCCTTGATTTATCCGGCGCGGAAGCGGCAAGCGAAAGGATTTCAGACAAGGCAGAAGCCGCCGCGCTGAAAGGGGCTTGCGAAACAGAAACGGCGGTATGCGTTTCCCTTACCAGAGAGAAGAAAACCGCAGCCCCGCCGAAGCTCTTTGACCTTACCTCTTTGCAGCGGGAAGCGAACCGCATTTTCGGCTACACCGCGAAACAGACCCTTGACCTTGCACAATCCCTTTATGAAAAGCGGCTCCTTACTTATCCGAGGACGGACAGCAGCTTTCTTACTGACGACATGGGCGGCACCGTAGCGGGCATTATCGCGCTGCTCTGCGAAAAGCTCCCCTTTATGGCGGGCGCGGACTTCACGCCGGAGGTTGCAAAGGTATTAGACAGCAAGAAAGTATCAGACCACCACGCAATCATTCCCACTATGGAGCTTGCAAAGGCTGACCCGGACGCGCTGCCGGAAAGC
Above is a genomic segment from Pusillibacter faecalis containing:
- a CDS encoding CHAP domain-containing protein, which produces MTREGAVEVNAATGKKKRISKRIRDADFAKTEAPPQPEQAAQPLPGGTAPAPTADAPTLPHAPGAEREQDTAAAERVLERIDGARTRKASKKAARKAQAEATAKEKSSRLQFTDEERATPELEKYIRKSDKAADRLDAAKAAIPKEKKLVRERTFDEATGKGKTRLRFEEREKPIGKNKPHNNPLSRPAQEAGIFVHNKIHSVEKDNSGVEGAHKSEELAERGAKYGARKVKEGYRSHKLKPYRAAAKAEKTAFKANVDFQYHKSLHDNPQIAGNPLSRFMQKQQIKRQYAKSARKGGAKTAQKAAENTRKAAKKTAEETKKAIAFVGRHPAGVCIAVAALLLFIMVSAGLSSCGSMFSGLMNGILGTSYTSEDSDLVATENNYAAKENELQQQIDNIESTHPGYDEYRYDLDSIGHNPHELASYLTALLQTYTPQSAQAELNRVFAMQYTLTLTEETEIRYRTETSTDPETGETTTEEVPYEYHILNVKLTSKPISEIAEELLTPQQLEMYRVYLETSGNKPLIFGGGSPDMGASEDLSGVQLVNGTRPGNTAVVDLAKRQVGNVGGRPYWSWYGFNSRVEWCACFVSWCYNQAGKSEPRFAGCQSQGVPWFQSRGQWGARGYENIAPGDAIFFDWDGDGSADHVGLVIGTDGERVYTVEGNSGDACKIKSYPVNYSCIKGYGLMNWN
- a CDS encoding DUF4315 family protein; this encodes MAMNKIERIDKEIAKTREKITEYQNKLRGLEAQKTEAENLQIVQLVRSMRLSPHELSAMLSGGGIPGMEAAPGYPAEPADHNTEEMEDTENE
- a CDS encoding DUF4366 domain-containing protein, whose translation is MNKKILRTLTALCAALVLMGGFSVTAFAQTPEGEDATNDSGVVYEEPQKEEPLTPDGNATLVDDFGGNKQLITVTTKNGNYFYILIDRDDEGEDTVHFLNQVDEADLLALMEDGSTEAAPPAVCSCTEKCEAGKVNVSCPVCKDNMTACSGKEAEPETEKPTEQPKEKGNTGGLVLFLVVALLGGGGAFYYFKFMKPKQNVKGDTDLEDFDFDDYDEDEGDGLSDEEQEDEEA
- a CDS encoding DNA topoisomerase translates to MAFRLVIAEKPSVAQTIAAALGIKGKQDGYIEGGGYLISWCVGHLVQLAEAAAYGEQYKKWSFESLPILPEEWQYAVDPDKGKQFKTLKELMHRADVSEVVNACDAGREGELIFRFVYEAAGCKKPMRRLWISSMEDGAIKAGFASLKDGREYDALFASALCRAKADWLIGINATRLFSCLYGKTLNVGRVQTPTLKMLTDRDAAISHFQKEKYYHVRLDLSGAEAASERISDKAEAAALKGACETETAVCVSLTREKKTAAPPKLFDLTSLQREANRIFGYTAKQTLDLAQSLYEKRLLTYPRTDSSFLTDDMGGTVAGIIALLCEKLPFMAGADFTPEVAKVLDSKKVSDHHAIIPTMELAKADPDALPESEKNILTLAGARLLSATAEPHIFEAVTAVFSCADTEFTARGKTVLSDGWKEIEHRYRATLKDKPDPEDGENEGVTLPELSEGQGFPNPAAKVTEHTTTPPKPHS